From the bacterium genome, one window contains:
- the fdhD gene encoding formate dehydrogenase accessory sulfurtransferase FdhD, translating to MTRLPGDDAKGGDASPVLRYDGRRLAPVKHLPVREVPVALTVNGVALATLIASPHDLHFLVAGFLRMQGLVRSAGDLLTLSVCEDFGAASVRIRGEVPDRIAPTFTSGCGAGISFHVPASAGRPVQLPAAGPFVTPESLFSAMDALARASEAYRGSGGIHSAGAWDGERLLLFAEDIGRHNTIDRIAGQALLGGIDLSGRILVASGRVSSEMAAKAGSLGLSVIASRTSPTDLAVRICGELGVTLVGYARGRRFNVYTHPARIAAAATERIPGVTGVILAGGCSARMGSDKALLPYQGGLFIEAIHRRMEELFEEVIVATGETARYDFLPCRRVTDLYPGMGALGGIHAGLRASGSEKVFVLACDMPHLAPDLIRHLCSLADEADVVVPEGERGLEPLHAVFRKGVLPFVEDALRDGQCRVVSFFDRVRVRRVPLAEVERIDPGCSAFRNINTPEEYYRFRDGGG from the coding sequence ATGACCCGTCTCCCCGGAGACGACGCGAAGGGCGGCGACGCCTCTCCCGTCCTGCGGTACGACGGGCGCCGGCTGGCCCCCGTCAAGCATCTCCCCGTCCGGGAGGTCCCGGTCGCCCTCACCGTGAACGGCGTCGCCCTCGCGACGCTGATCGCCTCGCCCCACGACCTGCATTTCCTGGTGGCCGGTTTCCTCCGGATGCAGGGGTTGGTCCGGTCCGCCGGGGACCTCCTGACCTTGAGCGTGTGCGAAGATTTTGGCGCGGCCTCGGTCCGGATCCGGGGAGAGGTGCCGGACCGCATCGCGCCGACCTTCACCTCGGGGTGCGGCGCGGGGATCAGTTTTCACGTCCCGGCCTCCGCCGGCCGCCCGGTCCAGCTCCCCGCCGCGGGGCCGTTCGTCACCCCGGAGTCGCTTTTTTCCGCAATGGACGCCCTCGCGCGGGCGTCCGAGGCGTACCGCGGGAGCGGGGGGATCCACTCCGCCGGCGCCTGGGACGGCGAGCGGCTCCTCCTGTTCGCCGAGGATATCGGGCGGCACAACACGATCGACCGGATCGCGGGGCAGGCGCTCCTGGGGGGGATCGACCTCTCCGGAAGGATCCTCGTCGCCTCGGGGCGCGTCTCCTCCGAGATGGCCGCGAAGGCGGGGTCCCTCGGGCTCTCCGTGATCGCCTCGCGCACCTCTCCCACCGACCTCGCGGTCAGGATCTGCGGGGAACTGGGGGTCACCCTCGTCGGGTACGCGCGGGGCCGCAGGTTCAACGTCTACACCCATCCGGCGCGGATCGCCGCCGCGGCGACGGAGAGGATCCCCGGGGTCACGGGGGTGATCCTGGCGGGGGGGTGTTCCGCCCGGATGGGGAGCGACAAGGCGCTCCTGCCGTACCAGGGCGGACTGTTCATCGAGGCGATCCACCGGCGGATGGAGGAGCTGTTCGAAGAGGTGATCGTCGCCACCGGGGAAACGGCCCGGTACGATTTCCTCCCGTGCCGCCGGGTGACGGACCTCTATCCCGGGATGGGCGCGCTGGGGGGGATCCACGCGGGGTTGCGGGCGAGCGGCTCGGAGAAGGTCTTCGTCTTGGCGTGCGACATGCCGCACCTCGCGCCGGACCTCATCCGGCACCTCTGCTCCCTGGCGGACGAGGCGGACGTGGTGGTTCCCGAAGGGGAGAGGGGGCTGGAGCCGCTCCACGCGGTGTTCCGGAAGGGCGTCCTCCCCTTCGTGGAAGATGCGCTGAGGGACGGGCAGTGCCGCGTGGTCTCGTTCTTCGACCGGGTACGCGTTCGCCGCGTTCCCCTCGCGGAGGTGGAGCGGATCGACCCGGGCTGCTCCGCCTTCCGGAACATCAACACCCCCGAGGAGTATTACCGCTTCCGGGACGGGGGAGGCTAA
- a CDS encoding molybdopterin molybdotransferase MoeA, translating into MLTYEEARGRILDRVSPLGMERIPLDAAAGRALAGEVHAPGDLPPWDNSAMDGYAVRSEDCRGKAVLPIAGCQTAGGRDASSVPPGGAVRIMTGSPIPEGCDAVVPFEEAEETDGSVHVPGPVRPRQHIRYRGEDVRAGALVLPDGTVLRPPEISLLASFGRAMVPVYRKPRVAILSTGDELVELGDPSGRGKIVNSNSHALSAAIVEAGGDPILLGIARDEREDLRARVSEGMAADVLVTSAGVSAGDRDLVRDVLVELGVENVFWKVLAKPGGPIAFGVAGRTPVFSLPGNPVSSLITFEVFVRPALKKMTGSPRPVKTPVKATLAEPVKKKAGKTQFLRVIVESGEEGYVARTAGDQNTGILRTLVRADGIAVLPLERTTFAAGEKVDVLLLYGQG; encoded by the coding sequence ATGCTCACATATGAAGAAGCGCGGGGGAGGATCCTCGACCGCGTTTCCCCGCTGGGGATGGAACGGATCCCGCTGGACGCCGCGGCGGGCCGAGCGCTGGCGGGGGAGGTGCACGCGCCGGGAGACCTTCCGCCCTGGGACAATTCGGCGATGGACGGCTACGCGGTGCGCTCCGAAGATTGCCGGGGGAAGGCGGTGCTGCCGATCGCGGGATGCCAGACCGCCGGCGGCCGCGACGCGTCGTCGGTCCCGCCGGGGGGGGCCGTCCGGATCATGACCGGCTCTCCCATCCCCGAGGGATGCGACGCCGTGGTCCCGTTCGAGGAAGCGGAAGAGACCGACGGGTCCGTCCACGTCCCCGGGCCGGTCAGGCCGCGCCAGCACATCCGCTATCGGGGAGAGGACGTCCGCGCCGGAGCCCTGGTCCTCCCCGACGGCACGGTCCTGCGACCCCCGGAGATCAGCCTGCTCGCTTCCTTCGGCCGCGCGATGGTGCCGGTGTACCGGAAGCCGCGCGTCGCCATTCTCTCCACGGGGGACGAACTGGTGGAACTGGGAGATCCGTCCGGCCGCGGGAAGATCGTCAACAGCAACTCCCACGCCCTCTCCGCGGCGATCGTGGAGGCGGGCGGAGACCCGATCCTGCTGGGAATCGCGCGGGACGAGCGGGAGGATTTACGGGCAAGAGTATCGGAGGGGATGGCCGCGGACGTCCTCGTCACCTCCGCCGGAGTGTCCGCGGGGGACCGGGACCTGGTGCGGGACGTCCTTGTGGAGCTCGGCGTGGAAAACGTTTTCTGGAAAGTGCTCGCCAAGCCCGGCGGCCCCATTGCGTTCGGCGTCGCGGGCCGTACCCCGGTCTTCTCCCTTCCGGGAAATCCCGTCTCCAGCCTGATCACGTTCGAGGTGTTCGTCCGCCCGGCCCTGAAGAAAATGACCGGATCCCCCCGCCCCGTGAAGACGCCGGTGAAGGCGACGCTTGCGGAGCCGGTGAAAAAGAAAGCCGGGAAAACGCAGTTCCTCCGGGTCATCGTCGAATCGGGAGAGGAAGGGTACGTCGCGCGGACCGCGGGGGATCAGAACACCGGGATCCTGCGAACGCTCGTGCGCGCGGACGGGATCGCCGTTCTCCCCCTGGAGCGCACGACGTTCGCCGCCGGGGAGAAGGTCGACGTCCTCCTCCTCTACGGGCAAGGGTGA
- the genX gene encoding EF-P lysine aminoacylase GenX encodes MCAEGGRRETWRRLADGELPWEALRARARVLEGIRAFFRGRGFLEVDPPIAQAYPNIDPNIFPVKISDASGGAARFYLHTSPEPAMKKLLSAGSGDIFFLGKVFRDREGSPLHSPEFTMLEWYRTSGGAVSVMRDVEELVRTLARTIGGEAVVHGNGRKVPVDGPWPRWELDDAFRELLGVGMAGKEGLREALERKGSRPGAGESWEDLFFRAWIDVVEPAIAERGACFLTGYPAALGAMARRRTGRPEVSERFEGFVAGVELVNGYEELTDPAEQEERLRTLAERHRRSAGETLPVDPEFLDALRRGLPACAGAALGVDRLVMLLLGKEDIADGMYR; translated from the coding sequence ATGTGCGCGGAGGGGGGGCGGAGGGAAACCTGGCGGCGGCTCGCGGACGGGGAGCTGCCGTGGGAGGCGCTTCGGGCGCGGGCCCGGGTCCTCGAAGGGATCCGGGCCTTCTTCCGGGGCCGGGGGTTCCTCGAGGTGGACCCGCCGATCGCGCAGGCGTACCCGAACATCGACCCGAACATCTTCCCGGTGAAGATCTCCGATGCCTCCGGCGGGGCGGCGCGGTTCTACCTGCACACCTCCCCCGAGCCGGCGATGAAGAAACTGCTCTCCGCCGGATCGGGCGACATCTTTTTCCTCGGGAAGGTGTTCCGGGATCGTGAAGGGTCGCCCCTCCACTCCCCCGAGTTCACGATGCTCGAATGGTACCGGACGAGCGGCGGCGCGGTTTCCGTGATGCGCGACGTCGAGGAGTTGGTCCGGACGCTGGCCCGGACGATCGGCGGGGAGGCGGTCGTTCACGGCAACGGCAGGAAGGTCCCGGTCGACGGACCGTGGCCCCGGTGGGAGCTCGACGATGCGTTCCGGGAACTCCTCGGCGTCGGGATGGCGGGGAAGGAAGGTTTGCGCGAGGCGTTGGAACGCAAGGGCTCGCGTCCGGGGGCGGGCGAATCGTGGGAGGACCTCTTCTTCCGCGCGTGGATCGACGTCGTGGAGCCCGCGATCGCCGAACGCGGCGCCTGTTTCCTCACCGGCTACCCCGCCGCCCTCGGCGCGATGGCGCGCCGCCGGACCGGACGCCCCGAGGTGTCGGAGCGGTTCGAGGGGTTCGTGGCCGGCGTCGAGCTCGTCAACGGGTACGAGGAGCTGACCGACCCGGCGGAGCAGGAAGAGCGCCTGCGGACCCTCGCGGAGCGTCACCGGCGATCGGCCGGCGAAACGCTCCCGGTGGATCCGGAATTCCTCGACGCGCTCCGCCGCGGCCTCCCGGCTTGCGCGGGGGCCGCGCTGGGGGTCGACCGGCTCGTCATGCTCCTGCTGGGGAAGGAAGACATCGCGGACGGGATGTACCGATGA
- a CDS encoding MFS transporter — protein sequence MNSSAVLLLLLSFGHMCTDIVQGALPALLPFLKERFDLSYAVAGTLLMAAHLTSSVIQPLFGYVTDRRPFPVLLPLGCAISGAGIALVPFSPSFGWLVAFVMFTGLGTAAFHPEGFKATACVASERRATGMSLFSVGGNLGFAIGSPAAIFLVSRYGIPGASGLLLPAAVAALLLLPALPVLRKRIESASSAPRKGAMSGVERPLHAVSLIILIVVLRSWTQLGLATYIPFLYQAQLKTDPAYVATLLFFFLGSGTVGTVIGGPLADRFGHRRFLFFSIALQIPLIFLFLRASGGLVFVWAALLGGTIVSTFSVTIVMAQELFPKRMATASGAIAGFAIGTGGVGVTLIGAVADRYGVPVATHLINVLPAIGGLLALLLPLPWKAGAER from the coding sequence ATGAACTCCTCCGCCGTCCTGCTCCTCCTCCTCTCCTTCGGGCACATGTGCACGGACATCGTGCAGGGGGCGCTGCCGGCGCTCCTCCCGTTCCTCAAGGAACGGTTCGACCTGTCGTACGCCGTTGCCGGCACGCTCCTCATGGCGGCGCACCTGACCTCGTCGGTGATCCAGCCGCTCTTCGGTTACGTGACGGACCGCCGGCCGTTCCCTGTCCTGCTGCCGCTGGGGTGCGCGATCTCCGGGGCGGGCATCGCGCTCGTTCCGTTCTCCCCGTCGTTCGGTTGGCTCGTCGCGTTCGTCATGTTCACCGGACTGGGGACCGCCGCCTTCCACCCGGAGGGGTTCAAGGCGACCGCGTGCGTCGCGTCGGAGCGCCGGGCCACGGGGATGTCCCTCTTCTCCGTGGGGGGGAACCTCGGGTTCGCCATCGGCTCCCCCGCGGCGATCTTCCTCGTCTCCAGGTACGGGATTCCCGGGGCGTCCGGTCTCCTCCTGCCGGCCGCCGTCGCCGCGCTTCTGCTCCTCCCCGCCCTGCCCGTCCTCCGGAAACGGATCGAATCGGCATCCTCCGCTCCGCGGAAGGGCGCAATGAGCGGCGTGGAGCGCCCCCTCCACGCCGTGTCGCTCATCATCCTGATCGTCGTCCTCCGCTCATGGACCCAGCTGGGGCTCGCCACCTACATCCCTTTCCTCTACCAGGCGCAATTGAAGACCGATCCGGCGTACGTGGCGACGCTCCTCTTCTTCTTTCTCGGCTCGGGCACCGTGGGCACGGTGATCGGGGGACCGCTGGCGGACCGGTTCGGGCACCGCCGGTTCCTCTTTTTCTCCATCGCCCTGCAAATCCCCCTCATCTTCCTGTTCCTGCGTGCGTCGGGGGGACTCGTCTTCGTGTGGGCCGCTCTCCTGGGCGGGACGATCGTCTCGACCTTCTCGGTCACGATCGTGATGGCCCAGGAACTCTTCCCGAAGCGGATGGCCACGGCCTCGGGCGCCATCGCCGGGTTCGCCATCGGCACGGGCGGCGTCGGCGTCACGCTGATCGGGGCGGTCGCCGACCGGTACGGCGTTCCGGTGGCCACCCACCTCATCAACGTCCTCCCCGCGATCGGCGGCCTGCTCGCCCTGCTCCTGCCTCTGCCGTGGAAGGCGGGGGCGGAGCGCTGA
- a CDS encoding MarR family transcriptional regulator, whose translation MAAKELAVEAWIWANMLILFREIDPPELFREYGLKQSEFDTLTQLFLSDRPLTQTELKKRLLTTKGSVSLMLSKMEKQGLLRREGNEKDRRCQLVILTEGGKEFVEPRLARHIQRIGKYFSPLTDLEKEILLKILTKLRRKMRDREAPVGSTAPTGST comes from the coding sequence ATGGCGGCGAAGGAACTGGCGGTCGAAGCGTGGATCTGGGCGAACATGCTCATTCTTTTCAGGGAGATCGACCCTCCGGAGCTCTTTCGGGAGTATGGCCTGAAACAGTCTGAATTCGATACGTTAACACAGCTCTTCCTCTCCGACCGCCCCCTCACCCAGACGGAACTCAAGAAACGGCTCCTCACCACGAAGGGAAGCGTATCCTTGATGCTCTCGAAGATGGAGAAGCAGGGACTCCTTCGGCGGGAGGGGAACGAGAAGGACCGGCGGTGCCAGCTCGTGATCCTCACCGAAGGGGGGAAGGAGTTCGTCGAGCCGCGGCTTGCGCGCCATATCCAGAGGATCGGGAAGTATTTCTCGCCCCTGACGGACCTGGAGAAGGAGATTCTCCTGAAGATCCTCACCAAGCTTCGCAGGAAGATGCGTGACCGGGAGGCACCCGTGGGATCGACAGCGCCAACAGGATCCACATGA